The Aminivibrio pyruvatiphilus genome contains a region encoding:
- a CDS encoding ATP-binding protein, which produces MFIGREFEMEKLNRLYGEKGFQMPVIYGRRRVGKTRLIREFCTGKRTVFYASIEQNDSEALRMFSDEVLRSLPGKQSSFISSFDSWDSAFRYVADFAREERIVLVIDEFPYIASANPSLPSILQKAIDHYFSGTQLFLILCGSSMSFMEHQVLDYKSPLYGRRTAQFKIQPLGCFDSMKFFPGWKGHEQLYGYGITGGIPQYVLAAGRHGSFRQAVEEEFLTGTGVLFEEPANLMKQEMREPAVYNSILRAIAGGASRQAEISTKVGMPSKSVANYLKALIDLEIIQKDYPFGDNNSRKVVYRVKDQLFRFWYRFIPGAMSLIGMGMPDEAFEKMIAPHFSDYFGPVFEDICRQYLVRLNRQKSLRTVYREFARWWGSDPETRQQEEIDIVGSDIEWALFGECKWKGEKTGLREMEKLQKRSTLLLRDKKREYCLFSRAGFTEGLRKEAERTENTMLVNLEKLLGEI; this is translated from the coding sequence ATGTTCATCGGCAGAGAATTCGAAATGGAGAAGCTGAACCGGCTCTATGGTGAAAAAGGCTTCCAGATGCCCGTGATCTACGGCCGCAGGCGGGTGGGAAAAACCCGCCTGATCCGTGAATTCTGCACGGGGAAACGAACGGTCTTCTACGCGTCAATCGAGCAGAACGATTCCGAAGCCCTCCGCATGTTCTCGGACGAAGTGCTCCGGAGCCTTCCCGGGAAGCAGTCGTCGTTCATTTCCTCCTTCGATTCCTGGGACTCGGCCTTCAGATACGTGGCCGACTTCGCCCGGGAAGAGCGGATTGTCCTTGTCATCGACGAGTTCCCCTACATCGCCTCGGCAAATCCGTCTCTGCCCTCCATTCTCCAGAAAGCCATAGATCATTATTTCTCCGGAACACAGCTTTTTCTCATCCTGTGCGGATCCTCCATGAGCTTCATGGAACACCAGGTTCTGGACTACAAAAGCCCCCTCTACGGCAGGCGGACCGCCCAGTTCAAAATCCAGCCCCTCGGCTGCTTTGACAGCATGAAGTTTTTCCCGGGCTGGAAAGGACACGAACAGCTCTACGGATACGGAATCACCGGAGGAATACCCCAGTATGTCCTTGCTGCAGGGCGTCACGGCAGCTTCAGACAGGCCGTCGAAGAGGAGTTTCTGACAGGGACCGGCGTTCTGTTCGAGGAGCCGGCCAATCTCATGAAACAGGAAATGCGGGAGCCCGCGGTCTACAATTCCATCCTTCGGGCCATCGCAGGGGGAGCAAGCCGCCAGGCCGAAATATCCACAAAGGTCGGCATGCCGTCAAAAAGCGTGGCGAACTACCTCAAGGCTCTCATCGACCTGGAGATTATACAGAAAGACTACCCCTTCGGGGACAACAACAGCAGAAAAGTGGTCTACCGGGTGAAAGACCAGCTCTTCCGCTTCTGGTACCGGTTCATCCCCGGCGCCATGTCCCTCATCGGGATGGGGATGCCGGACGAGGCTTTCGAAAAGATGATCGCTCCTCATTTCAGCGACTACTTCGGCCCAGTGTTCGAGGATATCTGCCGCCAGTACCTTGTCCGTCTGAACAGGCAGAAAAGTCTGCGTACAGTCTACCGGGAATTTGCCCGCTGGTGGGGCAGCGACCCGGAAACCAGGCAGCAGGAGGAAATCGACATCGTGGGATCCGACATTGAGTGGGCCCTTTTCGGGGAGTGTAAATGGAAAGGCGAGAAGACCGGTCTGCGGGAAATGGAAAAACTGCAGAAGCGCTCCACGCTGCTGCTGAGGGACAAAAAACGGGAATACTGCCTCTTCAGCAGGGCAGGTTTTACCGAGGGACTGCGAAAAGAGGCTGAAAGAACGGAAAACACTATGCTGGTAAATCTGGAAAAACTGCTTGGAGAGATCTAA
- a CDS encoding GIY-YIG nuclease family protein, producing MERSYYVYLLANANNRVLYTGVTNNLKRRLFEHKRGLVEGFTKKYRVHKLVYFEETNDVNTAIAREKEIKGWIRAKKNALVEKENSGWSDLSKGWEVDSSLPEK from the coding sequence ATGGAGCGTTCCTATTACGTCTATCTTCTTGCAAATGCAAACAACCGGGTGCTCTACACCGGAGTCACGAACAACCTGAAGCGGCGGCTTTTTGAGCATAAGCGCGGTCTTGTCGAAGGGTTTACGAAGAAGTATCGTGTTCATAAACTGGTGTATTTCGAGGAAACCAATGATGTTAATACTGCGATAGCAAGGGAAAAGGAAATAAAGGGATGGATCAGGGCGAAGAAAAACGCCCTTGTCGAGAAAGAGAATTCAGGTTGGAGTGATCTGAGCAAGGGATGGGAGGTCGATTCTTCCCTTCCGGAAAAGTGA